Proteins encoded together in one Catellatospora citrea window:
- the eccD gene encoding type VII secretion integral membrane protein EccD, whose protein sequence is MCRLVVCGPDRRIEVAVPSQVLIADLLPVLLQHLGGGLADTGLDHGGWVLQRLGGPPLDDEASASSLGLHDGDVVYLRPRESALAVVHFDDLIDGIATGVRQRSGVWQPQMARWVAFALLAVVFCIGLLALAQSGPVLPRAMVAGGIAAVTLVAAYTATSLTADRWFGLLFALAAIMYAGLAGALAPAPDQPTGPLSGPQLFCGAVAALAVAALAALLVGWAGRFFAALLATSLVAVTAWALVAFVPLTVRQAAGVVAVAVTVAMTVVPTLAFRLAGLRLAPLPTEPEHLQQDIDPEPSAKVLQGAARTDAYMTALHTGLAIPAAAFLVLLGSGAGWAPLTLTASVALVRMLACRPMNSLWHRMALALPAIAGLSAVALSLLTAADPGLRAGLVGLLVAFASPLLFVLARKLPGRRIMPYWGQAADVAQTMTTVAMFPLLLAVLDVYGSVRALWG, encoded by the coding sequence ATGTGCAGGCTCGTCGTATGCGGGCCGGACCGCCGGATCGAAGTCGCCGTGCCCTCACAGGTCCTGATCGCCGACCTGCTGCCGGTGCTGCTGCAGCATTTGGGCGGCGGTCTGGCGGACACCGGGCTGGACCACGGTGGATGGGTCCTGCAGCGCCTGGGCGGGCCGCCGCTGGACGACGAGGCCAGCGCTTCCTCCCTCGGCCTGCACGACGGTGACGTCGTATACCTGCGTCCTCGCGAGTCCGCGCTGGCAGTGGTCCACTTCGACGACCTGATAGACGGCATCGCCACCGGTGTCCGGCAGCGTTCGGGCGTGTGGCAGCCGCAGATGGCCCGCTGGGTGGCATTCGCCCTGCTCGCCGTGGTCTTCTGCATCGGCCTGCTGGCGCTGGCGCAGTCCGGGCCGGTCCTGCCCCGGGCGATGGTGGCCGGCGGGATCGCCGCCGTCACGCTGGTTGCGGCATACACCGCCACCTCGCTGACCGCGGACCGATGGTTCGGATTGCTGTTCGCGCTGGCAGCGATCATGTACGCCGGACTCGCCGGCGCCCTCGCGCCCGCCCCGGACCAGCCGACCGGCCCGCTGAGCGGGCCGCAGCTGTTCTGCGGCGCCGTTGCCGCGCTGGCCGTCGCCGCGCTGGCCGCGCTGCTGGTCGGCTGGGCCGGGCGGTTCTTCGCCGCGCTACTGGCCACTTCGCTCGTCGCCGTGACGGCGTGGGCGCTCGTTGCCTTCGTCCCGCTGACCGTGCGGCAGGCCGCTGGCGTGGTCGCCGTCGCCGTCACCGTCGCGATGACGGTCGTTCCCACGCTGGCCTTCCGCCTGGCCGGGCTCCGCCTGGCCCCGCTGCCCACCGAACCCGAGCACCTGCAGCAGGACATCGACCCGGAGCCCAGCGCCAAGGTGCTGCAGGGCGCCGCACGCACCGACGCCTACATGACCGCCCTGCACACCGGGCTCGCCATTCCCGCAGCCGCGTTCCTGGTGCTGCTCGGCAGCGGCGCCGGCTGGGCGCCGCTGACGTTGACGGCCTCGGTCGCCCTGGTACGCATGCTCGCCTGCCGTCCGATGAACAGCCTGTGGCACCGCATGGCGTTGGCACTGCCAGCAATCGCCGGGCTCAGCGCGGTCGCGCTGAGCCTGCTGACCGCGGCCGACCCCGGCCTGCGGGCGGGACTGGTCGGCCTGCTGGTCGCGTTCGCCTCGCCGCTGCTGTTCGTGCTCGCCCGCAAACTGCCGGGCCGACGGATCATGCCGTACTGGGGTCAGGCCGCCGACGTGGCGCAGACCATGACCACGGTGGCGATGTTCCCCCTCCTGCTGGCCGTGCTCGACGTGTACGGCTCCGTCCGGGCCTTGTGGGGCTGA
- the eccB gene encoding type VII secretion protein EccB produces the protein MQSRRDQVQAQSYVLGRLTSALIAAEPEAPENPNRRTVNGTLIGILIGALLVAAFAIYGYLVPGGSDAWRRPGVLVVERETGTRYVLVDGVLRPVLNFTSARLLLGANPQVVMASVASLKGVPHGQPLGVVGAPDALPPADGLAGTAWVVCAVSAKDNLGTVATATTVSFGPGQALTAPLEDKALVAATSQGRYLIWRGTRFKLTLPWLAGVFGHEGDGAPVEAAWLDVLTAGPDLTPIAVTGRGEAGPAVDGQPTTVGQLFTARSADSTRRHYLLQRDGLSLLTDTAYAIASADPQTVELYGGTRVVPVELSAAALAQLPRSSRPVLPDGLPEALPSAVAPSSAEGSWCLRKETGVAGVQVGAHRPPDVKHLVAGTAVTRTARTAAAVQVLPGTGGLVRPGRAGQTVGATVYLVTDAGVKFQVADAQVAEALGLQPSLSAVELPELLDLLPTGPVLNTTTLTG, from the coding sequence GTGCAGTCACGACGTGATCAAGTGCAGGCCCAGAGCTACGTGCTGGGCCGGTTGACCTCAGCCCTGATCGCGGCCGAACCCGAAGCACCGGAGAACCCGAACCGGCGCACGGTCAACGGCACGCTCATCGGCATCCTGATCGGAGCGCTGCTGGTCGCGGCCTTCGCCATCTACGGCTACCTCGTCCCGGGGGGCTCCGACGCCTGGCGCCGTCCCGGGGTGCTGGTGGTCGAACGGGAGACGGGGACGCGCTACGTCCTCGTGGACGGCGTGCTGCGCCCCGTCCTCAACTTCACTTCTGCCCGCCTGTTGCTCGGGGCCAACCCGCAGGTCGTGATGGCCTCGGTCGCGTCGCTGAAGGGCGTGCCGCACGGGCAGCCGCTGGGTGTCGTCGGCGCGCCCGACGCCCTGCCGCCCGCCGACGGACTGGCCGGCACCGCCTGGGTCGTCTGCGCCGTGTCCGCCAAGGACAACCTCGGGACGGTGGCCACCGCGACGACCGTGTCCTTCGGGCCGGGCCAGGCCCTCACCGCCCCGCTGGAGGACAAGGCCCTGGTGGCGGCCACGTCCCAGGGGCGATACCTGATCTGGCGGGGTACGCGTTTCAAGCTCACCCTGCCCTGGCTGGCCGGCGTGTTCGGCCACGAGGGCGACGGCGCGCCGGTGGAGGCGGCCTGGCTGGACGTGCTGACCGCAGGCCCGGACCTGACACCGATCGCGGTGACCGGACGCGGCGAGGCCGGTCCGGCTGTCGATGGGCAGCCGACAACCGTGGGACAGCTTTTCACCGCCCGCTCGGCCGACAGCACGCGGCGTCACTACCTGCTCCAGCGCGACGGGCTGAGCCTGCTCACCGACACCGCCTACGCCATCGCCTCGGCCGACCCGCAGACCGTCGAGCTCTACGGCGGTACCCGCGTGGTGCCGGTCGAGCTGAGTGCTGCGGCACTGGCCCAGCTGCCACGTTCCAGCCGTCCGGTGCTCCCCGACGGACTGCCCGAGGCGCTGCCGTCCGCGGTGGCTCCCTCCTCGGCGGAGGGCTCATGGTGCCTGCGTAAGGAGACCGGCGTCGCCGGCGTACAGGTCGGTGCGCACCGGCCGCCTGATGTCAAACACCTCGTCGCCGGCACCGCCGTGACCAGGACAGCCCGCACCGCCGCGGCTGTGCAGGTGCTTCCGGGCACCGGTGGGCTCGTCCGACCAGGACGCGCCGGCCAGACGGTCGGGGCGACCGTCTACCTGGTGACTGATGCGGGTGTGAAGTTTCAGGTGGCCGACGCGCAGGTGGCCGAGGCTCTCGGCCTCCAGCCATCGCTCTCGGCCGTGGAGCTGCCCGAACTGCTGGACCTGCTGCCCACCGGCCCCGTGCTGAACACGACCACGCTCACCGGGTGA
- a CDS encoding WXG100 family type VII secretion target, which produces MAMLEVDEASIRQLIEAFDQTQANCDAAGKAVEDTRNYLEKVWQGDASARYSMAVAEWQSGLEKVKAGLAIMNEQMAEYHKETGSTEDSASSHASWT; this is translated from the coding sequence ATGGCAATGCTTGAAGTCGATGAAGCGTCAATCCGACAGCTCATCGAGGCTTTCGACCAGACACAGGCCAACTGCGACGCCGCCGGGAAGGCGGTCGAGGACACGCGGAACTACCTCGAGAAGGTTTGGCAGGGCGACGCCTCCGCCCGATACAGCATGGCGGTCGCCGAGTGGCAGTCCGGGCTCGAAAAGGTCAAAGCCGGGCTCGCGATCATGAACGAGCAGATGGCCGAGTACCACAAGGAGACCGGGTCGACCGAGGACAGCGCCTCCAGTCACGCCAGCTGGACCTGA
- a CDS encoding WXG100 family type VII secretion target, which yields MPSYALNPNGMLDTGDELSVITTKLGSALDDLNEIVTRFISTNSGGASDSFRAAQAQWNQGYQEMQASLARGATAINEIHDIYRMGDARGASLFGGQV from the coding sequence ATGCCTTCATATGCACTGAACCCCAACGGAATGCTCGACACCGGCGACGAGCTGAGCGTCATCACCACGAAGCTGGGCAGCGCGCTCGACGACCTCAACGAGATCGTGACCCGTTTCATCAGCACCAACTCCGGCGGCGCGTCCGACTCGTTTCGCGCCGCGCAGGCGCAGTGGAACCAGGGTTACCAGGAGATGCAGGCCTCGTTGGCCCGCGGGGCCACGGCCATCAACGAGATCCACGACATCTACCGGATGGGTGATGCGCGTGGCGCTTCGCTGTTCGGCGGCCAGGTCTGA
- a CDS encoding YbaB/EbfC family nucleoid-associated protein — protein MTGPIYDQIEQRTAEFRRKRGQIADIERQLEAAQTTVTSKNRMISVAVSSRGEVMDIKFRTESYRTMPGAELSQLLVETIKEARQQALATVAEMFQVVLPDLPLMEMMSGKIDLDAMMSKVIPDVDVDGPAAYPRAEGADRG, from the coding sequence ATGACAGGTCCCATATACGACCAGATCGAGCAGCGGACTGCGGAGTTCCGGCGCAAGCGCGGCCAGATCGCAGACATCGAACGGCAGTTGGAGGCTGCGCAAACGACAGTCACCTCGAAGAATCGCATGATCAGCGTCGCGGTCAGCAGCCGCGGCGAGGTCATGGACATCAAGTTCCGTACCGAGTCCTACCGGACCATGCCCGGGGCAGAGCTGTCGCAACTGCTGGTCGAGACCATCAAGGAAGCTCGGCAGCAGGCGCTCGCGACGGTTGCGGAGATGTTCCAGGTGGTCCTTCCGGACCTGCCGCTGATGGAGATGATGTCGGGCAAGATCGACCTCGACGCGATGATGAGCAAAGTCATTCCCGATGTCGATGTCGACGGCCCCGCCGCCTACCCCCGCGCGGAAGGAGCTGACCGTGGGTGA